The genomic DNA AGGATTAAGCGCCCTTTGCAGCGCCCGGCCAAAAGATTGGAGTCCGCCCTGTCCGTTGATCGGCGTTTGCAGGGCCGCCACCTCAGCGGGATTTAGTTGAAAGGTCTGAGTCGACATAGTTTCTTAGATCATACGATCAAACGCATGGTCAATCAGTCATGACGCACGAAAACGAAAAGAAAAGGGGAGCGCCCTTACAGGCACTCCCCTTCCATTTCTCTTGTCGTCCGGTTCGGCGATCAGACGCCGGCGGCAGCGGCCACTTCGGCGGCGAAGTCGCTGACTTCCTTTTCGATGCCTTCACCGAGCTGGAAGCGGACATAGCTCTTGAGCGTGATCGACGCGCCGGCATCCTTGGCCGCCTTGGCGACGACATCGGCGACCGGGGTCTTGTTGTCCATCACGAACAACTGCGACAGCAGCGCCTGCTCCTTGGCGAACTTGGCGACCGCGCCGTCGACCATCTTGGCGACGATGTCCGCGGGCTTGCCCGATTCGGCGGCCTTTTCGGCGGCGATGGCGCGTTCACGCTCCAGCAGCGCCGGATCGATGTCGGCAGCCGACAGCGCCAGCGGGAAAGCGGCGGCGATGTGCATGGCAAGCTGCTTGCCCAGCGGCTCCAGCACATCGGCGGGCGCATTGCCTTCCAGCGCGACCAGCACGCCGATCTTGCCCAGGCCCGGCGCGGCCGCGTTGTGGACATAGGGGACGACGACGCCTTCAGTCACTGCGACATGGGCGACGCGACGGACATTCTGGTTTTCACCGATGGTGGCGATGTTCGACACCAGCTTTTCGCCGATCGTACCGCCGGCAGGGTGCGCCTGCGCCGACAGGGCTTCGGCATCGGCCGCACCGCTGTCCAGCGCAACCGACGACACGGTGCGGACGAAATCCTGGAACTGGTCGTTCTTGGCGACGAAGTCGGTTTCGCTGTTCACTTCGACGGCGACACCCTTGGTGCCGGCGACGGCGACGCCGACCAGGCCTTCAGCGGCGGTGCGGCTCGACTTCTTCTGGGCGGCAGCCAGACCCTTGGCGCGCAGCCAGTCGGTCGCCGCTTCGATGTCGCCATTGGCTTCGGTGAGCGCCTTCTTGCAATCCATCATGCCCGCGCCCGAACGGTCGCGCAGTTCCTTGACGGCGGCAGCGGTAATCTCGGCCATGTTGAGGCTCCTAATCTCTAAAGGGGTTCAAATATGCGGCAGGGCGCGATCCAATGGAGCGCGCCCTAGCCTGTCATTCTTGCAGTTCAAAGACCGCGGATCAGGCCTGAACGGCGATCTCTTCGGCTTCCGGCTCGGCCAACGCGCCCAGGTCGACGCCCGAAGCCTGCTGCGCACCACGGTTACCCTTGGTGGCGGCGGCGGCGATGGCGTCGCAATAGAGGCGGATGGCGCGGCTGGCGTCATCGTTCGCGGGCACCGGGAAGGCGATGCCGTCGGGCGAGACGTTCGAATCGAGGATCGCGACGACCGGGATACCCAGCGTGTTGGCTTCCTTGATCGCCAGCTCTTCCTTGTTGGCGTCGATCACGAACATGACATCGGGGATGCCGTTCATGTCGCGGATGCCGCCCAGCGACAGTTCCAGCTTCTCGCGCTCGCGGGTCATCTGGAGGACTTCCTTCTTGGTGAAGCCGTGGGTGTCGCCCGACAGCTTCTCCTCAAGGGTTTTCAGGCGCTTGATCGAACCCGAAATGGTTTTCCAGTTGGTGAGCATACCGCCCAGCCAGCGATGGTTGACGAAATGCTGGCCCGACTTGCGGGCGGCGTCGGCGATGGGGTCCTGCGCCTGGCGCTTGGTGCCGACGAACAGCACCTTGCCACCGGCGGCGACGGTCGCCGACACGAAGTCGAGCGCGCGGCCGAACAGCGGCACGGTCTGCGACAGGTCAAGGATGTGGATGCCGTTGCGCTCGCCGAAGATATACGGCTTCATGCGCGGATTCCAGCGATGGGTCTGGTGGCCGAAATGGGCGCCAGCCTCGATCAATTGGTGCATGGTGACGACAGGTGCCGCCATAATAGTTCTCCTTCCGGTTGGCCCTCTGGGAATCAGGAACCGCGAAACCACCTCAAAGGCGGCGGACGGCACCGGATATGTCGATTCCCATGTGGAATGGCCGCGCCTTTAGACGCGTAAAAATGCAAATGCAAGGCTTGACGCTGTTCCGCAATTGGAACATAAGGGGAACAGACGGAACAAATACGGCTAACGCCAGCTTGAACCGTCATCATGGGCAATGCCGTGCAAATGGCAAGATGGAAAGTGACCGCTATGTTCGCTCTTATTGCCGCAACCCTGTTCTCCGCCGCCTTCCTGCTGGCGGTCGGCACCATCACCTGGATGTTTGCCCATTATCACGACAAGATGGTGGCCGCGCTCCGGTTCGAACCCATTCCGCAGCATCCGCCGGTCTATCATCTGCGCGTCCGCCGCCCTCGCGTGACACCGCGCACGCGCGCCGTCGCCCAGACCCTGCCGACCGGCGCCCTCGCCGCCTGACCAGGAGATCAGGCGGGATCGATCGTCGTCGTCGCTTCGCGCTGGCGCCTGACCCTGGCGTAAGACAGCATCCCGAACGGGATCAGCGCGATATAGACCGCGCACAGGATCAGCAGGGTCAGCCAGGGGTCCGTCACCAGCAGCGCCGCCATCAGACCCGCGACAGCGATCGCCTCCAGCCGGATACGCTTGCGCAGCCGCAGCGCCGACCAGCTATAGGTGGCGATGCTGGAAATCATCAGAAAGGCGCAGAAAGCCGTCCAGGGCGCGACGACATACCAGGCGCGGAAAATCTCCGCGTCCGTCACCAGCCACAGATAGAGCGGGACAAAGGCCAGCCCCGCCCCGGCCGGTGCCGGCACGCCGGTCAGAAAGCCCGCCGATTTGTGCGGCTGTTCCCCTGCGTCGATATTGGCGTTGAAGCGCGCCAGCCGCAGCGCGCAGGACAGCGCATGGGCGAGCGCGAAAATCCAGCCGAATTTCGGCATGGCGTGCAGCGACCAGAGATAGAGGATCAGCGCCGGCGCGACCCCGAAGGCAATCGAATCGGACAGCGAATCCAGTTCCGCGCCGAAACGGCTCTCGCCCCGCAGCAGGCGCGCGATCCGTCCGTCCAGCCCGTCCAGCACGCCCGCGAACAGGATGGACAGCACCGCCCGTTCCCAGTCGCCCGAAATGCCATAGCGCACACCGGTCAGGCCAAAGCACAGCGCCATCGCCGTCACTGCATTGGGCGCCAGCATCCGCAGGGTAATACCCCGGCGCAAACCGCGCGGCACCGTGCGCCGCTGGCGGCTCATGCCATCCCCTCCGGCTGCCGGGACGAACGCTGCCTCACTGCTGAATACCCGCAATCACGCGGCGGTCGCCGATCTGGCCCAGAATCGTCTCGCCCGCGACGGTGCGCTGGCCCAGGATCACGCGCGGCGCGGTGCCGGCGGGCAGATAGACATCGACCCGGCTGCCAAAGCGGATAAGGCCGATGCGCTGCCCCGCCGCAACCATGTCACCGGGCTTGACGAAGGGGACGATGCGCCGCGCCACCAGGCCGGCAATCTGGGTGAAGCCGACGCGCAGGCCATCGTGACGCTCGACCAGGATGTGCTGGCGCTCATTATCCTCGCTCGCCTTGTCGAGGTCGGCGTTGAGGAATTTGCCTGAAATATAGACGACCTGCTTCACCGTCCCGCCGATCGGGGTGCGGTTGATGTGGACATCGAACACGCTCATGAAGATCGACACGCGGATCAGCGGCTGATCGCCCAGCCCGTTCGCGCCCGCCATCTCGCGCGGCGGCGGCACGCGCTGGATCAGGGTCACGAGGCCATCGGCCGGGGCGATGATCGCGCCTTCATCCTGCGGCACGGCCCGCACGGGATCACGGAAGAAGGCAAAGACCCAGATGGTCACCATCACCATCAGCCAGCCGACGATTTCCCACCCCAGCAGGAACAATATGCCGGTGATCGCGGCGGCGATCAGGCCGAATTTCATCCCTTCAGGATGCACCGCGGGGAATCGCCATTTGACATTGCCGCCAGCGGCAATCGTGATCTCTTCATTTTCCATGGGCACCGTCTTTAGGCAGGGAGCCGTCCCCTGACAACGACCGATCGGGCGCAACGCTCCGGCAGCGCAGATTCCTGCGCCTGACAGTTGAACATTAGCGCCACTTTCCCTAGGGCGTCCCCATATTCCACCCAGTAGAAAGAAGGCGAACAGGCGCTATGGCGAAGATCAAGGTGAAAAACCCCGTCGTGGAGATCGACGGCGACGAAATGACCCGGATCATCTGGCAATGGATCCGCGAGCGCCTGATTCTTCCCTATCTCGACATCGACCTCAAATATTACGACCTCTCCGTCGAGAAGCGTGATGAGACGAACGATCAGATCACGATCGATTCCGCGAACGCGATCAAGCAATATGGCGTCGGCGTGAAGTGCGCCACCATCACCCCCGACGAACAGCGCGTCGAGGAATTCAACCTCAAGTCGATGTGGAAGTCGCCCAACGGCACGATCCGCAACATCCTGGGCGGCGTCGTGTTCCGCGAACCGATCGTCATCAAGAACGTCCCCCGTCTGGTGCCGGGCTGGACCGACCCGATCGTCGTTGGCCGTCACGCCTTTGGCGACCAGTATAAGGCGACCGACTTCCTGGTCCCCGGCCCCGGCAAGCTGCGCCTGGTGTGGGACGGCGAAAATGGCGAAAAGATCGACAAGGAAGTGTTCGACTTCCCCTCGGCCGGCGTCGCCATGGGCATGTATAATCTCGACCAGTCGATCATCGACTTCGCCAAGGCGAGCATGAACTATGCGCTCGACCGCAAATGGCCGCTCTATCTGTCGACCAAGAACACGATCCTCAAGGCCTATGACGGCCGCTTCAAGGATCTGTTCCAGCAGGTCTATGACGAAGAGTTCGCCGAGCAGTTCAAGGCCGCCGGCATCATCTATGAGCATCGCCTGATCGACGACATGGTCGCGTCCGCGCTCAAGTGGAGCGGCAAGTTCGTCTGGGCCTGCAAGAATTACGACGGCGACGTTCAGTCGGACACCGTTGCGCAGGGCTTCGGTTCGCTGGGCCTGATGACCTCGGTCCTGCTCTCGCCCGACGGCAAGACGGTCGAGGCGGAAGCGGCGCACGGCACCGTCACCCGCCACTATCGCCAGCACCAGCAGGGCAAGGCGACCTCGACCAACCCGATCGCCTCGATCTTCGCCTGGACGCAGGGTCTTGCCTTCCGCGGCAAGTTCGACGGCACGCCGGAAGTCACCAAGTTCGCCGAAACGCTGGAGCGCGTTTGCGTCAAGACCGTCGAGGATGGCGCGATGACCAAGGATCTGGCGCTGCTGATCGGCCCGGAACAGGCGTGGATGACCACGGAACAGTTTTTCGAACAGATCCGCGTCAACCTGGAAGCCGAAATGGCCAAGTGGAACTGATCCCCTTCTGCTAGGTTCAGAAACAGGCGGCGCCGCATCCCGGCGTCGCCTTTTTTCATGGCATAAACCCGGAGGCGACATGATGACCACGACAGCCAGAAAACGCCTGGAGGTCCGGGCAGCCGCGCCAACCGATGCGCGCGGCATTCAGCGACTGATCGCCCGCGTCTATCCGGGCCTGCCCAACTATTCGCTCGCTACCCTGCGCGGCCAGGTCAACAATTTCCCCGGCGGCTGCTTCGTCGCCCTCTATGACGACAAGGTCGTGGGCTATTGCGCCACCATGCGCGTCAGCAAGGCGATGGCCTTCGCCGCCCATGATTGGGAAGAAATCACCGCCAATGGTTTCGGCACCCGCCACAGCGCGGCCGGCGAATGGCTCTATGGCTATGAAATGGCGGTCGATCCCAAGCTGCGCGGCCTGCGCATCGGCCAGCGCCTCTATGACGAACGCAAGGAACTGGCCGAGGAACTGGACCTGCACGGCATCGTCATCGCCGGACGGATGCCCGGCTATGCCCGCGCCAAACGGCGGGTCCAGGGGCCGCAGGATTATCTGGACAAGGTCGTCACCGGCAAGCTGCGCGATCAGGTGATCAGTTTCCAGCTCAAGAACCAGTTTGAACCGCTGGGCGTCCTGGAAAACTACCTGCCGGAGGACAAGCAGTCGGACGGCCATGCCGCCCATCTGGTCTGGCGCAATCCCTATGTCGATCCCGACGAGGCGCCCGAAATGCGGGTGCCGCGCGGCGTGGAAAGCGTCCGTCTCGCCACCTGCCAGTTACAGGCGCGCGCAGTGAAGGATTTCGACGAATTCATCCGCAACGTCGAATATTTCGTCGATGTCGCCGCCGATTATCGGTCGGATTTCATCATTTTCCCCGAACTC from Sphingobium sp. CAP-1 includes the following:
- the tsf gene encoding translation elongation factor Ts — protein: MAEITAAAVKELRDRSGAGMMDCKKALTEANGDIEAATDWLRAKGLAAAQKKSSRTAAEGLVGVAVAGTKGVAVEVNSETDFVAKNDQFQDFVRTVSSVALDSGAADAEALSAQAHPAGGTIGEKLVSNIATIGENQNVRRVAHVAVTEGVVVPYVHNAAAPGLGKIGVLVALEGNAPADVLEPLGKQLAMHIAAAFPLALSAADIDPALLERERAIAAEKAAESGKPADIVAKMVDGAVAKFAKEQALLSQLFVMDNKTPVADVVAKAAKDAGASITLKSYVRFQLGEGIEKEVSDFAAEVAAAAGV
- the rpsB gene encoding 30S ribosomal protein S2, with product MAAPVVTMHQLIEAGAHFGHQTHRWNPRMKPYIFGERNGIHILDLSQTVPLFGRALDFVSATVAAGGKVLFVGTKRQAQDPIADAARKSGQHFVNHRWLGGMLTNWKTISGSIKRLKTLEEKLSGDTHGFTKKEVLQMTREREKLELSLGGIRDMNGIPDVMFVIDANKEELAIKEANTLGIPVVAILDSNVSPDGIAFPVPANDDASRAIRLYCDAIAAAATKGNRGAQQASGVDLGALAEPEAEEIAVQA
- a CDS encoding CDP-alcohol phosphatidyltransferase family protein, with the translated sequence MLAPNAVTAMALCFGLTGVRYGISGDWERAVLSILFAGVLDGLDGRIARLLRGESRFGAELDSLSDSIAFGVAPALILYLWSLHAMPKFGWIFALAHALSCALRLARFNANIDAGEQPHKSAGFLTGVPAPAGAGLAFVPLYLWLVTDAEIFRAWYVVAPWTAFCAFLMISSIATYSWSALRLRKRIRLEAIAVAGLMAALLVTDPWLTLLILCAVYIALIPFGMLSYARVRRQREATTTIDPA
- a CDS encoding phosphatidylserine decarboxylase; this encodes MENEEITIAAGGNVKWRFPAVHPEGMKFGLIAAAITGILFLLGWEIVGWLMVMVTIWVFAFFRDPVRAVPQDEGAIIAPADGLVTLIQRVPPPREMAGANGLGDQPLIRVSIFMSVFDVHINRTPIGGTVKQVVYISGKFLNADLDKASEDNERQHILVERHDGLRVGFTQIAGLVARRIVPFVKPGDMVAAGQRIGLIRFGSRVDVYLPAGTAPRVILGQRTVAGETILGQIGDRRVIAGIQQ
- a CDS encoding NADP-dependent isocitrate dehydrogenase, with the translated sequence MAKIKVKNPVVEIDGDEMTRIIWQWIRERLILPYLDIDLKYYDLSVEKRDETNDQITIDSANAIKQYGVGVKCATITPDEQRVEEFNLKSMWKSPNGTIRNILGGVVFREPIVIKNVPRLVPGWTDPIVVGRHAFGDQYKATDFLVPGPGKLRLVWDGENGEKIDKEVFDFPSAGVAMGMYNLDQSIIDFAKASMNYALDRKWPLYLSTKNTILKAYDGRFKDLFQQVYDEEFAEQFKAAGIIYEHRLIDDMVASALKWSGKFVWACKNYDGDVQSDTVAQGFGSLGLMTSVLLSPDGKTVEAEAAHGTVTRHYRQHQQGKATSTNPIASIFAWTQGLAFRGKFDGTPEVTKFAETLERVCVKTVEDGAMTKDLALLIGPEQAWMTTEQFFEQIRVNLEAEMAKWN
- a CDS encoding bifunctional GNAT family N-acetyltransferase/carbon-nitrogen hydrolase family protein, producing the protein MTTTARKRLEVRAAAPTDARGIQRLIARVYPGLPNYSLATLRGQVNNFPGGCFVALYDDKVVGYCATMRVSKAMAFAAHDWEEITANGFGTRHSAAGEWLYGYEMAVDPKLRGLRIGQRLYDERKELAEELDLHGIVIAGRMPGYARAKRRVQGPQDYLDKVVTGKLRDQVISFQLKNQFEPLGVLENYLPEDKQSDGHAAHLVWRNPYVDPDEAPEMRVPRGVESVRLATCQLQARAVKDFDEFIRNVEYFVDVAADYRSDFIIFPELFTLPLLSFETKKLTPVEAIDRLTGYTPRLTKELGRMALEYNINIIGGSHPTRADDGDIQNIAYVALRDGSIHTQEKIHPTPNEAFWWNIKGGDSLDVIQTDCGPIGVLICYDSEFPELARRLVDQGARIIFVPFCTDSRLGYLRVRYCAQARAIENQCYVVMSGNVGNLPNVDNMDIQYAQSAILTPCDLPFARDGIAAESTENVETLTMADVNLADLSWARAEGTVRNLRDRRFDLYHIEWDSNPDHAHAPSGGPVPAGGHNAPGGG